TGGGTTGATAATAGGCGATAATCGTCAGCACCTCGACTTCAGCCTCCGACAGAGACGGCCCGGCGGTTTCCGTCTCGCGCGCCACTAGGATGGTTTCACCGTAGGCGGGGCGGGAGCGGAACATCCATCCGCGCGGCGTCTCCAACAACTCGAAGCCCAAGCCATCGCAACGCAGCTGGATCTCCGTCAACAGCGCACGGAGGTCGGTTTCCGGCCCAAGTACGCGGCTCAGCACTGCCTCGTCCAGAGGTTCGGCTGCGGCAAACAGCACCGCTTCTAACCGCCGACGGCTTTCCTCATGGCGGAAATCAGCCGGCAATTTCGCCAATTCCGCCACGAGGGCCGCGCGACGGGCTTCCAGATTGACCTTACGGGGCCGTGCCATGCTCGATCTCCCAATCACAACCCGTAGAGACGGTAGCTTTTTCGGCCGGTCAGTTCCTGGAGCGCGCCGGCTGTCATCAGGGTCTCCAGATGACGCCGTGCTGTGCGCTCGGGCGCTCCACTCGCTCGGGCGATGTCCACCGCGTCAAAACTGTCCCGCCCGCGGGCGAGGGTGCGGACCGCCGACAGCACGTCGGCGCGCCGGGCACCGGGCGCAGTGTCGAGCGCGAGGAACCGGCGTTCCATGCTCCCGAACAACGCAATCGCGCGGTTCACGGCGCGCTCAACGGCGTTGGCCAAGGCGATCACCCAATCCCCGTTGTCGATCCTTGGCATATAGTCCGTCCCGTGAGCAAGGAAGCCACTCGCCAGCAGCGGCGGCGTGAGTGTCCAACGCTGACGTCGGGCGAGAACACGCGCGGCGATCCAGCAGCCGGTGGCAATGGGGCCGCAGCCCCGCTCCGCCCAAGCACCGAGCACCGCAGCGGCGGCTGGCAGCGCAGGCAGACCGCCAGTCAGGTCCTCCAGATCCTCGGCGAACGCCACGAGAGTTGCTGCGCGTTCCACAGGGTTCGGTATATAGGCCGCGGCAGCGCCCTGCCCCGACGTCAGCCGTGCCGCCACCAGCCGGTCCGGCGCAACCTCGACGGTGCGGCCGAGCGCGTCCAGAAGCAGCGGCAGATCGACTTCCAATGGGCGTCGTTCGGCCTCCACCCGCCAGAGCGCGCGTACCCCGTGAATGATCCGGGCGCGCGGCCCTGTCGCGATGGCATGATCGACGTCGCGCACGTCGTCCGGCAACACCGGGCCACCGCTGTGCAGACTGGCCGCGCCGGCCGTCTCGATCACCGCCAACCGGTCGAGCCAAGCGCGGCGCCAGGGCGGATCAGTCCGAAGGAGCGGAGTCAACCGCTCCAGGGCAGCGGCCGAACGGGCGACCGCCCCCAGCAGCGGGCCGAGAGGACGCAAGCTGGTGCTCATTCCTCCAAACTCCCGATCGTTACCAATCCTGGTGTTTTCTGTCGGTTCGGACAGAAGACTAGCGAAAAGGCGCAGCCTTTCGTAGCCGCAACGCCGTGACCACGAGAAGGTTATTTTTCATGGTTTGGATAATGCGCGTTATCCAAAGCTTGGAACCTTGACCACTGCCGAATGCCGGGGCAGCATGGCCATTCTGCCCCCGTTGGAGCCTGCATCTGTGGCCGATCCCTTCCGCACGAACACCACCGGCCGTGAATCCGGCGCCATCCAGTTCCTGGCTGAAGGCCCGCGCATTCCGCTCGAGCTCATTCAGGCCCGCGAGGCCGGCGAGGTGGTGTTCCTGGTCGGCGCCGGCGCCTCCCGTCGTTCCGGGTTTGCCGGCTTCAAGGATCTGACGCGGAACGTCTATTGGCAGCTGACGGGAAAAGACCCGGCGGTGGAGGGTCAGGTTCCAGGCCCGGAGCACGAGGCATTTCAGCGGGCAGCATACGATGTGGCGCTGGGCCAGTTGGAGGCCCGCCTCGATGGCCCCATTCTCCTGGTGCGCGATCAGGTGGCGCGGGAGCTCGACGCCGACAAGGCCACCGGGTGGGACATCCATAAAGATCTGCTCAGGCTGTCGCGTGACCCGGCCGGCCGGCCCCGGGTGATCACCACGAATTTCGATACGCTGTTCGAACGGGCCTGGCTGGAGGTGTGCGGCCCAGCCCTCCCCTTGCGTTCCTGGGCCAACGCTGCGCTCCCCCAACCGGGCGTGCGCGAGTTCACCGGGATCATGCACTTGCACGGGCGTCTGGCCGACCGGCGGTTCCAACCCGCCTTCGAGCAGACCGAACTCGTGCTGACCGACGTCGACTTCGGCGATGCCTATCTGCGCAGCGGATGGGCCGCGCGCTTCCTTTACGATCTGGTGCGGCGGTACCACATCGTTCTGGTCGGCTACGGCGCGGAAGACCCTCCGTTGAAATACCTGCTGAGCGTCATCCAGGCGGACCGCCGACGGTTTGCCGACCTCAAGCCGATCTATGCGCTCGAGCAGGTTGATGGCGACCTGACCACTGCGACAGCAACATGGCTTGCCAAGGGGATCACGCCGCTGCTGTGCCAAGCGGACCCGAACTGGCGTCGTCTCTATGACAACCTCGCGGAATGGGCAGCCTACGTCGAAGACCCCGAGCGCTGGGCACAAACCTGCTTTAACGCCCTCGGGCGGAAATCCTACCATGAGGTGGAGGAGCACAGACGCGGGATCATGTCCCTGCTGCTCGCAAACTCGACCCATTGCGCGCGCTTCAAGGCCGGTGGAGGTGACTTCACCTGGATCAGAGCGATCGAGGACCATCGGCCGAGCGAAACCGAGGGCACCGCGGCCCCGCTTCTGGTGCGGCCACATCCATATACCCGCAGCTTCTCGATATGGCTCAGCACCGGCCTCGAGACGCCGGCCGCGGTCACCTGGGCCATCGCCCGGTTGACGCCTCCGCGACAAAGCCCCGCGCGGGAGATGGAAGCCGATGACGCGTTTTCCGATCCCCAGCCCCTGGGCGACCACACCACTGTCTACGGGTTCTCGGCCGAGGAGTTGGCCGCGCTGAACCGACAGGTTGATGACCAGTCGGCATCCTTGACGCCGCGGCTGCGTGACTTCTGGTCGCTGCTGACAACCGCCGCAGAGGAGTCGCGGAACGGGAACGCCGACCATTACGCCTATACCCTGATCAACCGCCTGCGCGAGATTGCCGCTGCGCCCGACCTCGCCGATGTGCCAAAGATCGCCCGCTTTCTGCGGCCGCAGCTCCACCTGTCCCCGAGGCGTGACTGGATCGATGAGAGCGACCAGGCGCCCGCGCCCTTCGATCCGCTGGCCAAGGTCATCTTATCTCACCGGTGGAACCGGTTCCCGGAACACCGTGAGCTGGTCGCGGCGCTTCCTCCGTCGGCGGGGTGGCTCCAGGCTCTGCTTCGCGCGTTGGAAGCCGAGATTGATCGCCTGTATCGGTTCGATCGCCAATATCATCAGGCGAATGATCGTGATTGGCTAAGCCGCACCCTTCACAGGGTCGCCACGGACCCACGCTGGCCTGTAAGGGGAGAGGACCGCGAGGGCGACGCCGATCCCGATCTGTATGGTGCAGCCCACGCCCAGTTGGTGCGAGTCCTCTCGGGCGCCTGGACACGCCTCGCAGAGATCGACGGCCCGGCGGCGCAGCGTGTGGCATCGGGGTGGTCCTTCCGCGAAGAACTCCTCTTCGTGCGCCTGTTCCTTCACGCCCTTGTGCGCGACGATTTATGGACCGGAACCGAAGTCGCCCAGGCTCTCTCCAGGGTGTCCGACGAGAGCTTCTGGTTTGAGCTGGCTGAAGCAAAGACCTTGGCGGTCACCCGATGGCAGCACCTCACCGATCGGGATCGGCAGGTGATGGAGGGCCGCCTCCTTGCCGGTCCGCCGCTGTCTCACTGCTATGGGCAAACGGCAGACGACCAACGGACCTCACAGCGCTATCATGCGGCGCGCATTCTCGACGCCATCGCGCAGGCTGGAGGCCACCTGTCGGCACCGGCGCTCGAATTGATCGCGCAAACCCGCGAAACAATGCCCCCAGATGCTTGGGAAGGGCGTTCTTCCTCCACAGTGGTGCGGAGCACCATGGTGGGGGACGGCGACGCTGCAGTGTTCGACGGCCTCCAAGGACCAGCCCTCATCGCGGCACTGCTGCGGCATAGGAACGAACGCGCGATCGGCAGCAGCGATGCCGCCCTTGCCTTGATCAAACAGGATCCGCACCGCGTTCTCGCCGCGTTGCAGGCGGCTGAGCAGCCTCACCTCACTGGAGCGCTGTGGAGGCAATTGCTGTGGCGCCTGGACGAGGCCGACTGGTTGAAGGCCGCCACCGCTGCCGATCGGGTGGCCGTACTGCAAGCCATCGCGGCGCTTCCGCAAGAGGTCATGATCGACGCTGCTCAGGCGGCGACCCACACCGTTCAACGCCTGCTCCTTTCAACCCCAGGCGATGACGATCGCTTTCTGGCAGATCATCAGGCCCTTGCGCTCGATGTCTGGAGGCGCTTGCTGGAGGCTGCCCTGGTGCAGCCGGTCGAGGAAATCGCTTTCGCATCCAATCAGGGCGATCGCCTGATGCAAGCGGCTGTGAATTCGCTTCCCGGCGATGTTGCCTTTCTTGCCCTGTTGCTGGCGGATCGGTGCCGGAAGGCTCCGGAGACGTACCTGACGCTGCGCGCGGCGATCAATGGGATCGAGGTGAACCTGCTCCGCCTCACCGGGACCCGGCGGATGTTGGCCGCCGCCCGCCTGATGCAATGGCTGAGCGCCGCAACGAAGACTCTCCCCGCCGCCACCGAAACGATGGTGGTGAAGCCGCTTCTGGCTCGGGAGACACAGGTCGAGAACTTGGTGTTCATCGACCTGCAAGCCCTCTACGGACATCCTTGGTCTGCTGATCTGCTGCGTCGGTTCGAACCGCTCCTCCTGCAGGAGATGGTGGGCCAACGCCTCTCCAGCCAAGGTGTGGCCCGTCTGGTCGGCCAGAAGACCTGGCGGGTGCTGAGCCGGCTCGCAAAGGCCCAGGAGTTCGGACCGGAGGGCGGTCAGATGCGGGCAGTGCTGCAGCAGACGACCGATCAGGCGCGCGTCACGGCCGCCGACACCATTGGCCGCTGGATTCAGGGAGTGCCGGCAGGCGAGCGGTCTGGGTTCTGGCAGGACGCTGCCAAGCCCTTCCTTCAGCGCATCTGGCCCTTCGAGGCGGCATTGCGGACGCCTGAGGTGTCTGAACGTCTCGGGCGCCTGCCGGCGGCCTTCGAAGACAAGTTCACCGACGCGGTGGATACACTCCGTCCCCTGCTCGTCCCCTTTACGCTGTGGGATGTCGGAAGCCTCTTTCTGTTCACTCCTGGCTCCACCTCACCTGCTGGCGCCGCCGCCTGGATGGAACGGTTCGCCCAGGATCACTGGGTTGCGGCGCTCGAGCTGGTCGGAGACGTACTCGGTCCATCCCCAAGTGAGGTGCCGTACAATCTGGCCGATTGGCTCGCCGCGCTAAGCGTCCAAGCGCCACAGTCTGGGCAGGACCATCGCTTCAAGAGGCTGCTGCGCCTGACCCAGCGCTAGATCCGATCGTTCAGGAGGCCCAGTGATCCGCCAATGACCCCACCCCGCCAACATCCGCCTGTCGCCAGCGTCGGCCCACCATCCGGCCTTGCTCAGGAGACGGAGGTTCCCGCCGCTATCATGACGCGGGTCCAGGACTACCTCGGCGATCTCCGCGGCGCCCGGGCGCGGAAGACGCTGCTCGCCCTGGCCAACGGCGTCCGCCTGTTCCGGGCTTGGTGTGAGGTGCACGGCCATCCCTGGCTGCCGACCACCGCCGACGCGCTCCGTGGCTTCATCGCCCACATTGGTGACCAGCCCTTCCGGCGCCGCACCATCGCCGGCAAAATCATCGAGACGGGACCGGTGGCGGCAGCGAGCCTTCGGCAGTATCTGTGGGCAGTCGGTGTGCTGCACCGGGCGGCCGAGCTGCCCGATCCGACCAAGTCCGGCCGCGTCGCCCTCGCGGTTGACGCGTTCGAGCGGGCTCACCGGGTCAGACAAAAGCAGGCGCCGGCGCTCACCCGAGCCATCAGCGACACCATCCTCGCTGGCATCGAGGCCAGCATCGCCGAGGCGCAGTCCGACGACGCTCCGGTGTCTGTGTACGACCTGAGAGACCAGGCGCTGATCCTGACATGGCGCGACACCATGGCCCGGGTCAGCGAGGTCGTCGCGCTTCGGTGGGAGGATATCCAGCCCAATCCGCTCGACCAGTCGGGCTCCATCGAAATCCGCCGCAGCAAGACCGATCAGCGGGGCGAGGGCCACATGCGATTTCTGTCGGCTCGGACCATGGCCGCGCTTGCGGCGTGGCGGACCGCACACGAACGCATCATTTCCGATGCCAGCCCAAAGCAGCAGCAGGCGATCGCAGCGGCGCACCGCGAGCCAGACGCTCTTCCAGCTGACTCGGCAGTCTTCATCGGTGTTCACCGCGCCGGCATCACCCCGCTCTCAACCACAGCCGCCGTGCAGAAACTGAACGAACGCGCTGTCGATGCCGGCGTTCTCCGCCGCTTCTCCGGGCATAGCATCCGCGTCGGCACCGCCCAGGACCTGATCGCCGGCGGACAGGAGATAGCCGCGATCGCCCAGGCCGGTGGATGGAAGGATGTGAAAATGGTGCTGCGCTACGGAGAGCGCTTGCTCACCGACCGGAGTGCCGTTGCTCGGGCGGAGGCCGAACGCAGCGATCTTTCATGAATCGATTCATGGGCAATCCGAGCGGCTATGCCGTCTTGTTAGGCGCGGGATCTACCTCTACCCTCTCCATCTCCGCTGCCGATTGACAATCGATGGATTGATGAACGGGAGCTCCTGCGCCAGCTCGATCTGGTGCAGGAGCATTGGGA
The Azospirillum sp. TSA2s DNA segment above includes these coding regions:
- a CDS encoding SMC-Scp complex subunit ScpB, with translation MARPRKVNLEARRAALVAELAKLPADFRHEESRRRLEAVLFAAAEPLDEAVLSRVLGPETDLRALLTEIQLRCDGLGFELLETPRGWMFRSRPAYGETILVARETETAGPSLSEAEVEVLTIIAYYQPITRGQIAAMRNRSLEKKAGEVRSEWVRRFLDVGWIAQGPRLATAGNPITYVTTPAFLDHFGLASLHDLPDWDRLVAAGLLSTEDKWGDAVESSLRTMLAKDGR
- a CDS encoding DUF1403 family protein, which gives rise to MSTSLRPLGPLLGAVARSAAALERLTPLLRTDPPWRRAWLDRLAVIETAGAASLHSGGPVLPDDVRDVDHAIATGPRARIIHGVRALWRVEAERRPLEVDLPLLLDALGRTVEVAPDRLVAARLTSGQGAAAAYIPNPVERAATLVAFAEDLEDLTGGLPALPAAAAVLGAWAERGCGPIATGCWIAARVLARRQRWTLTPPLLASGFLAHGTDYMPRIDNGDWVIALANAVERAVNRAIALFGSMERRFLALDTAPGARRADVLSAVRTLARGRDSFDAVDIARASGAPERTARRHLETLMTAGALQELTGRKSYRLYGL
- a CDS encoding SIR2 family protein — encoded protein: MADPFRTNTTGRESGAIQFLAEGPRIPLELIQAREAGEVVFLVGAGASRRSGFAGFKDLTRNVYWQLTGKDPAVEGQVPGPEHEAFQRAAYDVALGQLEARLDGPILLVRDQVARELDADKATGWDIHKDLLRLSRDPAGRPRVITTNFDTLFERAWLEVCGPALPLRSWANAALPQPGVREFTGIMHLHGRLADRRFQPAFEQTELVLTDVDFGDAYLRSGWAARFLYDLVRRYHIVLVGYGAEDPPLKYLLSVIQADRRRFADLKPIYALEQVDGDLTTATATWLAKGITPLLCQADPNWRRLYDNLAEWAAYVEDPERWAQTCFNALGRKSYHEVEEHRRGIMSLLLANSTHCARFKAGGGDFTWIRAIEDHRPSETEGTAAPLLVRPHPYTRSFSIWLSTGLETPAAVTWAIARLTPPRQSPAREMEADDAFSDPQPLGDHTTVYGFSAEELAALNRQVDDQSASLTPRLRDFWSLLTTAAEESRNGNADHYAYTLINRLREIAAAPDLADVPKIARFLRPQLHLSPRRDWIDESDQAPAPFDPLAKVILSHRWNRFPEHRELVAALPPSAGWLQALLRALEAEIDRLYRFDRQYHQANDRDWLSRTLHRVATDPRWPVRGEDREGDADPDLYGAAHAQLVRVLSGAWTRLAEIDGPAAQRVASGWSFREELLFVRLFLHALVRDDLWTGTEVAQALSRVSDESFWFELAEAKTLAVTRWQHLTDRDRQVMEGRLLAGPPLSHCYGQTADDQRTSQRYHAARILDAIAQAGGHLSAPALELIAQTRETMPPDAWEGRSSSTVVRSTMVGDGDAAVFDGLQGPALIAALLRHRNERAIGSSDAALALIKQDPHRVLAALQAAEQPHLTGALWRQLLWRLDEADWLKAATAADRVAVLQAIAALPQEVMIDAAQAATHTVQRLLLSTPGDDDRFLADHQALALDVWRRLLEAALVQPVEEIAFASNQGDRLMQAAVNSLPGDVAFLALLLADRCRKAPETYLTLRAAINGIEVNLLRLTGTRRMLAAARLMQWLSAATKTLPAATETMVVKPLLARETQVENLVFIDLQALYGHPWSADLLRRFEPLLLQEMVGQRLSSQGVARLVGQKTWRVLSRLAKAQEFGPEGGQMRAVLQQTTDQARVTAADTIGRWIQGVPAGERSGFWQDAAKPFLQRIWPFEAALRTPEVSERLGRLPAAFEDKFTDAVDTLRPLLVPFTLWDVGSLFLFTPGSTSPAGAAAWMERFAQDHWVAALELVGDVLGPSPSEVPYNLADWLAALSVQAPQSGQDHRFKRLLRLTQR
- a CDS encoding tyrosine-type recombinase/integrase; protein product: MTRVQDYLGDLRGARARKTLLALANGVRLFRAWCEVHGHPWLPTTADALRGFIAHIGDQPFRRRTIAGKIIETGPVAAASLRQYLWAVGVLHRAAELPDPTKSGRVALAVDAFERAHRVRQKQAPALTRAISDTILAGIEASIAEAQSDDAPVSVYDLRDQALILTWRDTMARVSEVVALRWEDIQPNPLDQSGSIEIRRSKTDQRGEGHMRFLSARTMAALAAWRTAHERIISDASPKQQQAIAAAHREPDALPADSAVFIGVHRAGITPLSTTAAVQKLNERAVDAGVLRRFSGHSIRVGTAQDLIAGGQEIAAIAQAGGWKDVKMVLRYGERLLTDRSAVARAEAERSDLS